In Aquiflexum balticum DSM 16537, a single genomic region encodes these proteins:
- a CDS encoding dipeptidase: MRKGIYILICVFLIYWIATLFVPAIIEKVSNPVKSPPPHEVSKEASDLFNSLDFVADLHCDALLWGRDLSKRSDYGHVDFPRMQEGNIALQVFTIVSKSPKGQNMEINSADAMDNITFLNIAQGRPISNWFSLMNRTIYQSYKLREYSKNFNNEFILIKSKDDVLNLIEARKTNKKIIAGLLGIEGAHALEGDMQNLEEVYEAGVRLIGPMHFFDNEMGGSAHGVSGDGLTDFGKQVIKRMNELNMIIDMAHVSPKMFDDILEYSEKPVLVSHTGIRAVVNSPRNLSDEQIRKLAAKGGIVGIAFFDKVVGENEIEGIVASIKRVKNLVGIEHVALGSDYDGSVAVPFDILGFPIIVEALMQEGFSEDEIRAIMGENVKRFLLENL, translated from the coding sequence ATGAGAAAAGGAATTTATATTTTGATTTGTGTTTTTTTGATATACTGGATTGCCACATTGTTTGTTCCTGCTATCATCGAAAAAGTCAGTAATCCTGTTAAAAGCCCCCCACCACATGAGGTTTCTAAAGAAGCATCGGATTTGTTCAATTCTTTGGATTTTGTTGCTGACCTCCACTGTGACGCACTGCTTTGGGGAAGGGATTTGAGCAAAAGATCGGACTACGGCCATGTAGACTTTCCAAGGATGCAGGAAGGGAATATTGCCCTACAAGTGTTTACTATAGTCTCCAAGTCTCCGAAAGGACAAAACATGGAAATCAATAGCGCAGATGCAATGGATAATATTACATTTCTGAATATCGCACAGGGAAGACCTATTTCCAATTGGTTTAGCTTGATGAACCGCACAATTTATCAATCCTACAAACTGCGGGAATATAGCAAAAACTTTAACAATGAATTTATTCTCATCAAGTCCAAAGATGATGTGCTAAATCTTATTGAAGCAAGAAAAACCAACAAAAAAATCATTGCTGGCTTACTGGGAATAGAAGGAGCACATGCTTTGGAAGGAGACATGCAAAATCTGGAAGAAGTGTATGAAGCAGGTGTTCGATTAATCGGCCCCATGCACTTTTTCGACAATGAAATGGGTGGATCTGCCCATGGGGTCAGTGGGGATGGATTGACAGATTTTGGTAAGCAGGTCATCAAGCGGATGAATGAACTCAACATGATCATTGATATGGCCCATGTATCCCCAAAGATGTTTGATGATATTTTGGAATATTCCGAAAAACCCGTTTTGGTTTCTCACACTGGCATAAGGGCCGTTGTCAATTCACCTAGAAATCTAAGCGATGAACAGATAAGAAAATTGGCGGCTAAAGGAGGGATAGTAGGCATAGCATTTTTTGATAAGGTAGTTGGGGAAAATGAAATTGAAGGAATAGTAGCAAGTATAAAAAGAGTCAAAAATCTGGTAGGCATAGAGCATGTTGCACTAGGTTCGGATTATGACGGGAGTGTGGCCGTCCCTTTTGACATTTTAGGGTTTCCGATTATTGTGGAAGCCTTAATGCAAGAGGGGTTTTCCGAGGATGAAATCAGGGCTATTATGGGTGAAAATGTGAAAAGGTTTTTACTGGAAAATCTTTGA
- a CDS encoding DUF779 domain-containing protein → MSNKEYIPRVLITEAAMDVIDTLRKRFGTELMFHQSGGCCDGSSPMCFEKGDFKVGGNDIWLGKVYGCDFFMSGDQFEYWKHTQLTLDVTPGRGSSFSIEIPMGVRFMIRSKLFTMEELENLIPVKTGEEILEEG, encoded by the coding sequence ATGTCAAACAAAGAATATATCCCTAGAGTATTGATTACAGAAGCAGCAATGGACGTCATTGATACGTTGCGGAAACGCTTTGGAACAGAACTGATGTTTCACCAAAGCGGTGGTTGTTGCGACGGTTCCTCACCTATGTGTTTTGAAAAAGGAGATTTCAAAGTGGGCGGAAATGATATTTGGTTAGGAAAAGTTTATGGTTGTGATTTTTTTATGAGCGGGGACCAATTTGAATATTGGAAACATACTCAATTGACTTTGGATGTGACTCCGGGAAGGGGCAGCAGTTTCTCCATTGAAATACCTATGGGGGTCAGGTTTATGATCCGGTCAAAACTTTTTACGATGGAAGAATTGGAAAATCTGATACCGGTAAAAACCGGCGAAGAGATTTTGGAAGAAGGATAA
- a CDS encoding aldehyde dehydrogenase family protein, translated as MTTLTLSKSKPVERPSIKEKYDHFIGGKWVAPASGEYFDNISPIDGKAFSKAARGNKADIEKALDAAHEAFPTWSKTSAAERSRLLNKIADVIEENLEMLARIETIDNGKALRETRAADLPLCIDHFRYFAGVIRADESTISEHDEHTVSIALHEPLGVVGQIIPWNFPLLMATWKIAPALAAGCCTVVKPAEQTPTSIMVLMELIGDILPPGVLNVVTGFGPEAGKPLATSTRVAKVAFTGETTTGRLIMQYASENLIPVTMELGGKSPNIFMKSIADADDEFFDKCVEGAVLFALNQGEVCTCPSRILVHEDIYDVFMEKVIERTKAIKMGHPLAEDTMMGAQASNDQFEKILSYLDIGKQEGAEVLCGGDKAFLNSGLENGYYIQPTIFKGHNKMRVFQEEIFGPVTSVTTFKTTEEAIEIANDTMYGLGAGLWSRDAHELYQIPRAIQAGRVWVNCYHAYPAHAPFGGYKKSGFGRENHLMMLNHYRQTKNMLISYNKNKLGFF; from the coding sequence ATGACAACTTTAACCTTATCTAAATCTAAGCCTGTAGAAAGGCCTAGCATCAAAGAAAAGTATGACCACTTTATCGGTGGTAAATGGGTAGCTCCTGCATCAGGAGAATATTTTGACAATATCTCTCCTATAGATGGAAAGGCTTTTTCAAAAGCCGCAAGAGGCAACAAAGCTGATATAGAAAAAGCTTTGGATGCTGCACATGAAGCATTTCCTACATGGTCAAAAACTTCTGCTGCTGAAAGAAGCCGATTGCTGAACAAAATAGCAGATGTCATCGAAGAAAACCTGGAAATGCTTGCCAGGATAGAAACCATCGACAATGGAAAAGCCCTAAGAGAAACCAGAGCAGCGGATTTACCGCTTTGCATTGACCATTTCCGCTATTTTGCCGGCGTCATCAGGGCAGATGAAAGCACAATTTCGGAACATGACGAACACACTGTAAGCATTGCATTGCATGAGCCTTTGGGTGTAGTCGGTCAGATTATCCCTTGGAATTTTCCACTATTGATGGCTACCTGGAAGATTGCACCTGCTTTAGCAGCAGGATGCTGTACAGTAGTAAAGCCTGCAGAACAGACTCCTACCAGTATCATGGTATTGATGGAACTGATCGGTGATATCCTTCCTCCGGGAGTATTGAACGTAGTCACGGGATTTGGACCTGAAGCAGGCAAGCCACTTGCCACATCTACCAGAGTAGCCAAAGTAGCCTTTACAGGCGAAACCACCACAGGACGTCTGATCATGCAGTACGCTTCAGAAAACCTGATCCCTGTTACCATGGAATTGGGTGGTAAATCTCCGAACATCTTTATGAAATCCATTGCTGATGCAGATGATGAATTCTTTGACAAATGTGTGGAAGGCGCAGTTCTATTTGCCCTCAACCAAGGAGAGGTCTGCACCTGTCCATCAAGAATTTTGGTTCATGAGGATATCTATGATGTTTTTATGGAAAAGGTAATCGAAAGAACCAAAGCCATCAAAATGGGGCATCCACTTGCCGAAGACACTATGATGGGCGCACAAGCTTCCAATGACCAGTTTGAGAAAATCCTTTCTTACCTGGATATCGGAAAGCAAGAAGGGGCTGAAGTTCTCTGCGGAGGTGACAAGGCATTTTTGAATTCAGGTCTGGAAAATGGCTATTATATTCAACCGACAATCTTTAAAGGACATAACAAAATGAGAGTGTTCCAAGAAGAAATATTTGGTCCGGTTACTTCTGTGACAACCTTCAAAACTACGGAAGAAGCCATTGAAATCGCCAATGACACCATGTATGGATTGGGCGCAGGTCTATGGTCCAGGGATGCTCATGAATTGTACCAAATACCAAGAGCCATTCAGGCAGGACGTGTTTGGGTCAACTGTTACCATGCGTACCCCGCACATGCACCATTCGGAGGTTACAAGAAATCCGGTTTCGGAAGAGAAAACCATCTGATGATGCTAAACCACTATCGTCAGACCAAGAACATGCTGATTTCTTATAATAAGAATAAGCTGGGTTTCTTTTAG
- a CDS encoding AraC family transcriptional regulator: protein MQNSLITTVPWRKNRDLKTLVENRTTYTLHDCELNIFETHQEAKDVNLVFGDLVLTTMLKGKKVMHLFDRPGFDYLPGESVIVPPNEMMKIDFPEAKLDNPTQCIALSISSEMIENTFNLLNERLPNRELTKEWGLDLSYFHLINTQDLSEIINRFIRIGVKERSKEKDLIASFALKELLIRLTQTQAREMLEMTYKTQAGSNRLAFVVDYIKNNIRENLDLDLLSKKANMSKAHFSRTFKNELGLSPMEFVLNQRLKLAKQYLQMGDFQIQEVCFMAGFNNTTYFIRAFKNEFGVTPKVFQNADK from the coding sequence ATGCAGAATTCTTTGATCACAACTGTGCCTTGGAGAAAAAACAGAGATTTGAAGACTCTGGTAGAAAACAGGACCACCTATACCCTTCATGATTGTGAATTGAATATTTTTGAAACCCATCAGGAAGCAAAAGATGTCAATTTGGTTTTTGGGGATTTGGTACTCACTACCATGCTCAAAGGGAAAAAGGTCATGCACCTATTTGATAGACCCGGGTTTGATTATCTGCCCGGTGAATCGGTGATTGTTCCGCCAAATGAAATGATGAAGATTGATTTTCCAGAGGCCAAGTTGGATAATCCTACCCAGTGCATTGCCTTGTCTATTTCTTCCGAAATGATTGAAAATACATTCAATCTGCTCAATGAAAGACTTCCTAACAGGGAATTGACCAAAGAGTGGGGGCTGGACCTGTCATACTTTCACCTGATCAACACCCAGGACCTATCTGAGATCATCAATAGATTTATCAGAATCGGGGTGAAAGAGCGATCCAAAGAAAAAGACCTGATTGCCTCATTTGCCTTGAAAGAACTTTTGATCCGACTTACTCAGACTCAGGCCAGGGAAATGTTGGAAATGACCTACAAGACCCAAGCCGGTTCCAACAGATTGGCTTTTGTCGTGGATTATATCAAAAATAATATCAGAGAAAATCTCGATCTTGACCTTTTGAGTAAAAAGGCCAATATGAGCAAAGCACATTTTTCAAGAACATTCAAAAATGAACTGGGACTTTCTCCCATGGAATTTGTTCTCAACCAAAGATTGAAACTTGCTAAGCAGTATCTTCAAATGGGTGATTTTCAAATTCAGGAAGTTTGTTTTATGGCGGGATTCAATAATACCACTTATTTTATTCGAGCCTTTAAAAATGAATTTGGTGTTACGCCAAAGGTTTTTCAAAATGCAGATAAATAA
- a CDS encoding helix-turn-helix transcriptional regulator produces MEKRNDYIAIAKAFGKQNYIILNKDFREDLIKNPIINGLWTVGKWFNFIANTQTWNLEMVIGDSLEVIGYTHEEILKRNADFVTSFIYHEDFQFISNVIHEVMKLVHGLPFNERTFVYVVWYARSVTKEGKVITVQNQNIPIVFDENNIPYVFANIITDISHLQPGNIPHAVIINGYSDQHYHLDRKNLGLKPQDHIFSPRELEILKLLIKGYTSRKISEIIGISYETARTHRKNIQTKAKTKNTRELINFVMMNKIV; encoded by the coding sequence ATGGAAAAAAGGAATGATTATATAGCTATTGCCAAAGCTTTCGGAAAACAAAACTATATTATTCTTAATAAAGATTTTCGTGAAGATTTAATCAAAAATCCTATCATCAATGGACTTTGGACAGTTGGAAAATGGTTTAATTTTATTGCCAATACCCAAACCTGGAACTTGGAAATGGTGATCGGGGACAGTTTGGAGGTAATAGGCTATACCCACGAAGAAATCCTAAAAAGAAATGCTGACTTTGTGACTTCATTTATATACCATGAGGATTTTCAGTTTATCAGCAATGTGATCCATGAAGTCATGAAACTTGTACATGGACTGCCTTTCAACGAAAGAACTTTTGTCTATGTGGTTTGGTATGCCCGATCGGTCACTAAGGAGGGTAAGGTAATTACTGTCCAAAATCAAAACATCCCCATAGTTTTTGATGAGAATAATATACCATATGTATTTGCCAATATAATCACAGATATATCACACCTTCAACCTGGAAATATCCCCCATGCTGTGATCATTAATGGTTATTCTGACCAACACTACCACCTTGACAGGAAAAATCTTGGACTTAAACCACAAGACCATATTTTTTCGCCCCGTGAACTGGAAATTCTAAAATTGTTGATAAAAGGTTATACCAGCAGGAAAATTTCTGAAATAATCGGAATCAGTTACGAAACAGCCAGAACCCATAGAAAAAATATCCAAACAAAAGCCAAAACCAAAAATACCAGAGAGCTTATCAATTTTGTAATGATGAATAAGATAGTTTGA
- a CDS encoding serine hydrolase domain-containing protein, translating into MNSNVKSFFFQILCIALVLSCQNKTEKKIDEIFAQWNSDQTPGAAVAVVKNEKIVFKKGYGMSNLEYGIPITPSSIFHIASVSKQFTVFSILLLENEGKLSLEDDVRKYIPEVPDFGKTITLRHLANHTSGMRDQWNLLALAGWRLDDVITKEHVLKLVSNQKELNFDPGEEFAYCNTGFTLLAEVVARVSGMSFTEFTDSEIFKPLGMGNTFFYDDHEKIVPNRAYSYSKIDSLSYKKSVLSYANVGATSLFTTVEDLGLWAMNFQNPKVGNKEIIEKMNLPTVLNNGETIDGALGQFVDNYKGVQEISHGGADAGYRSFFARYPEQDLAVIVFSNDGSFNSGGLARQVADVFLEGIVENEDLKTTDPENIEGEMDIDLNTLLNYVGDYELEPGFILSIRESDGILSVQPTGEPLFQLKAISEKEFKVGDLEFIIEFRTGQQGIAESLILHDGDDVREAKKSEPFDFSTVNLSDFEGNFYSEELSTRYTFIVEGDTLVAKHSRHPDIHFNPTKKDFFTGNSWFFGQAEFIRNDNGTVTGLKASSGRVRNVWFEKVE; encoded by the coding sequence ATGAATTCAAATGTAAAATCTTTTTTCTTCCAGATATTATGTATAGCCTTGGTCCTGAGCTGTCAGAACAAAACAGAAAAGAAAATTGATGAGATTTTTGCTCAATGGAATTCGGACCAAACACCTGGTGCAGCTGTGGCTGTGGTCAAAAATGAGAAAATTGTATTCAAAAAAGGTTATGGCATGTCCAATCTGGAATACGGAATTCCAATTACACCTTCATCAATTTTTCATATTGCCTCTGTATCCAAGCAGTTTACTGTATTCAGTATTTTGCTTTTGGAAAATGAAGGTAAGCTATCCTTGGAAGATGATGTCAGAAAATATATCCCCGAGGTACCTGATTTTGGTAAAACGATCACCCTGAGACATTTGGCCAACCATACAAGCGGAATGCGGGATCAATGGAACCTATTGGCATTAGCCGGTTGGAGACTTGATGATGTGATTACCAAAGAACATGTCCTGAAACTTGTCAGCAACCAAAAGGAATTGAACTTTGATCCCGGGGAAGAATTTGCATATTGTAATACAGGGTTTACGCTTTTGGCAGAAGTGGTAGCAAGGGTATCCGGAATGTCATTTACCGAATTCACAGATTCAGAAATATTCAAGCCTTTGGGTATGGGAAATACTTTTTTTTATGATGATCATGAAAAAATTGTTCCCAACAGGGCTTATTCTTATAGCAAGATAGATAGTCTGAGCTACAAAAAGTCAGTCTTAAGTTATGCCAATGTAGGTGCTACAAGTCTCTTCACTACTGTGGAGGATTTAGGCCTGTGGGCCATGAATTTCCAAAATCCAAAAGTGGGGAATAAAGAAATCATTGAAAAAATGAATCTCCCTACTGTTCTAAACAATGGTGAAACCATAGATGGAGCATTGGGGCAGTTTGTTGACAATTATAAAGGAGTTCAGGAAATTTCCCATGGAGGTGCAGATGCCGGATACCGTTCATTTTTTGCCAGGTATCCCGAACAGGATTTAGCAGTAATTGTTTTCAGCAATGATGGTTCCTTTAATTCCGGAGGATTGGCACGTCAGGTAGCCGATGTCTTTTTGGAAGGGATTGTTGAAAATGAAGATTTGAAAACAACAGATCCAGAAAATATTGAAGGGGAAATGGATATTGACCTGAATACCCTTTTGAATTACGTAGGTGATTATGAATTGGAGCCTGGTTTTATACTTTCTATACGGGAAAGTGATGGGATACTTTCTGTCCAACCAACAGGAGAACCCCTATTCCAGCTAAAAGCAATTTCTGAAAAAGAGTTTAAAGTAGGGGATTTGGAATTTATAATTGAATTTAGGACCGGTCAACAGGGAATTGCGGAAAGCCTTATTCTCCATGATGGGGATGATGTCCGTGAAGCCAAAAAATCCGAACCATTTGATTTTTCCACTGTCAACCTCAGTGATTTTGAGGGAAACTTTTACAGTGAGGAACTATCAACTAGATACACATTTATAGTAGAAGGTGATACTTTGGTTGCAAAACACAGCCGACACCCCGACATTCATTTCAATCCTACCAAGAAGGATTTTTTTACCGGGAATTCATGGTTTTTTGGTCAGGCTGAATTTATACGCAATGACAATGGCACCGTCACCGGTCTAAAAGCTTCATCTGGAAGAGTTAGAAATGTATGGTTTGAGAAAGTGGAGTAG
- a CDS encoding DUF4838 domain-containing protein, whose product MKNLIILLMTISFLTISKAQDLTLVKNGKSDFHIIIPKVPDVQEIHAAKVLQDYLNRISGFSIPIRHDDLPSSDHEILIGKVDRQELAGIPFDKLGLDGLFIQNTGQKLIITGGPKKGIIYGVYTFLEKYLGCKKYSSTVDYIPRKKTIKIGPINDMEVPVFSFREVFYHDVYDPEYMDWHKLHSHGERGSSTSEWGYWVHTFHNFLDPKEYGESNPEYFSFYDGKRHPGLVPSWDGKSVQPESQLCLSNPEVLEIVSKNLKAAIDKKPEARYWSVSQNDNVNYCRCEHCAALDAEFAAYAPEEKMYSTHGSEYPALGMGSMLSFVNKVAERFPDKIISTLAYQYTRVPPKGIVPRENVNIMLCSIESTRNEPMETGDVPFSSDLEGWGKLTDNILVWDYTIQFSNLLSPFPNLRTLQPNVQFLRKNRVSAVFEQGNIQSGGEFAELRAYLLAKLLWNPDMDLEDEMDGFLKVYYGKAANDVNQYISLLHDNNQGFTGRKLSIFGGPLKEKDSFLTPELIDAYNGIFDKAEAAVRKDPIYLNRVKSARLPVQYAKLEIQKEEQAKVWESFGLYENNRLKLPQEVSQLLYDFIYHCMRTNVSRLSEWHTPPKEYLENYPKWVANKVQ is encoded by the coding sequence ATGAAGAACCTGATAATCCTATTGATGACTATTTCCTTTTTGACAATTTCAAAAGCCCAGGACCTGACCTTGGTCAAAAACGGAAAGTCTGACTTTCATATTATCATTCCCAAAGTTCCTGATGTACAGGAAATCCATGCAGCAAAAGTCCTGCAGGATTACCTGAATAGAATTTCAGGTTTTTCAATCCCCATCCGGCATGATGATCTTCCGTCTTCAGATCATGAAATACTGATCGGGAAAGTAGACAGGCAGGAACTTGCCGGAATCCCTTTTGACAAACTGGGATTGGATGGGCTGTTTATCCAAAATACCGGACAGAAGCTCATCATAACCGGAGGTCCCAAAAAAGGAATTATCTATGGTGTTTATACCTTTCTTGAAAAATACCTGGGTTGTAAAAAATATTCTTCCACCGTCGATTACATTCCGAGGAAAAAGACGATAAAAATAGGACCTATCAATGATATGGAAGTTCCTGTATTTTCTTTCCGTGAAGTGTTTTACCATGACGTATATGATCCGGAATATATGGACTGGCATAAATTACATTCCCATGGGGAAAGGGGTTCTTCCACTTCTGAATGGGGATATTGGGTCCATACCTTCCACAATTTCCTTGATCCAAAGGAATATGGAGAATCCAACCCTGAATACTTTAGTTTTTATGACGGAAAGCGTCACCCGGGCCTTGTACCCTCATGGGATGGTAAAAGCGTTCAGCCTGAATCCCAACTGTGCCTGTCCAATCCCGAAGTTTTGGAGATCGTGTCCAAAAATCTGAAAGCAGCCATTGACAAAAAACCTGAAGCCAGGTATTGGTCCGTAAGTCAAAATGACAATGTGAACTATTGCAGATGTGAACATTGTGCTGCACTTGATGCAGAATTTGCGGCTTATGCACCAGAGGAAAAAATGTATTCCACACATGGAAGTGAATACCCTGCATTGGGCATGGGTTCTATGTTGAGCTTTGTGAACAAGGTAGCAGAACGTTTTCCGGATAAAATCATTTCTACTTTGGCCTATCAATACACCCGGGTACCGCCAAAAGGAATTGTTCCCCGGGAAAATGTAAATATCATGCTTTGTAGCATTGAAAGTACAAGGAATGAACCAATGGAAACAGGTGATGTGCCTTTCAGCAGCGATCTGGAAGGATGGGGAAAACTTACAGATAATATACTGGTATGGGATTATACTATACAGTTTTCCAACTTGCTATCTCCTTTCCCCAATCTTCGCACGCTTCAGCCCAATGTCCAATTTCTAAGGAAAAACCGTGTAAGTGCTGTTTTTGAGCAAGGAAATATTCAGAGCGGTGGAGAATTCGCGGAATTGAGGGCTTATCTTTTGGCAAAGTTGCTTTGGAATCCTGATATGGATTTGGAAGATGAGATGGATGGGTTTTTGAAAGTTTACTACGGAAAGGCTGCCAATGACGTCAACCAGTATATCTCTTTATTACACGACAATAATCAGGGATTCACAGGAAGAAAATTATCCATATTTGGAGGACCTTTAAAAGAGAAAGACAGTTTCCTGACCCCGGAGTTAATTGATGCATATAATGGTATTTTTGATAAAGCTGAAGCAGCAGTCAGAAAAGATCCAATTTACTTAAATAGGGTAAAATCAGCCCGATTGCCCGTTCAATACGCCAAGCTTGAAATCCAAAAGGAGGAACAGGCAAAAGTGTGGGAGAGCTTTGGGCTATATGAAAACAATAGACTGAAACTACCGCAAGAGGTAAGTCAACTCCTGTATGATTTCATCTACCATTGTATGCGGACCAATGTAAGCCGTTTATCTGAATGGCACACTCCACCTAAAGAATATTTGGAGAACTATCCCAAATGGGTAGCCAATAAAGTTCAATAG
- a CDS encoding DUF4440 domain-containing protein, with translation MKKSILLSFSLVFISLPVLFAQDSEVLDSEAIIALIDNYSKARELQDTVLLKEILMPNIDQLVSSGEWRMGLQAAIEGMQRSSNTNQGKRTLKVDRIKFLSKEVAVADARYVIESENGNIRKMWSTFLLVLTDQGWKISGIRNMLPAGQ, from the coding sequence ATGAAAAAATCAATTCTGCTATCTTTCTCACTTGTTTTTATCTCACTTCCAGTTTTATTTGCCCAGGATTCCGAAGTCTTGGACAGTGAAGCTATAATTGCTTTGATTGATAATTATTCCAAAGCAAGGGAATTACAGGATACTGTCCTGTTAAAAGAAATCCTGATGCCCAATATCGATCAATTGGTTTCGTCAGGTGAATGGAGAATGGGCCTTCAAGCTGCTATTGAAGGGATGCAGCGGAGTTCCAATACCAATCAGGGAAAACGAACACTTAAAGTGGATAGAATAAAATTTCTGTCCAAAGAGGTTGCCGTGGCAGATGCACGTTATGTTATTGAAAGTGAAAATGGAAATATCCGCAAAATGTGGAGCACTTTTTTGCTTGTGCTGACTGACCAGGGTTGGAAAATCTCAGGAATAAGAAATATGCTACCAGCAGGTCAATAA
- a CDS encoding mechanosensitive ion channel family protein, producing MTRFTLTKDPFTFILVLICFGSLSLKAQNDSISNTQSLPIKTEIGFPVKGVQGDTLFYVYKRLGASTASERAVHIGNKIDRIFKKENFQADSLVISEEENSIDLIYGDYIVTTVSQTDAAFQNMEMSDLALEIKEKISISILEAKEDQKFSKILTNILLVFLVLGIASLLYWLLGRSYGKILKYLDTNKNKLLKNLAYKEYTFLTAEQEMGILLFILRVLRIFLFVVLFYFTISIAFSIFPYTRGWADRLFLLVWSPFKSIFLSVWNYLPNLFTIVVILIVMNYFIRLVKYIFSEIDAEKLHISGFHSDWAMPTYSIVRFLLYAFMFVLIFPYLPGSDSNIFRGVSVFLGLLFSLGSSSAIANMVAGLVITYMRPFKIGDRIKIGDITGNVMEKTLLVTRIKTAKNEEITIPNSAVLNGNTTNFSTLARKEGLIIHTTVTIGYDVPWKDMHQVLIDAALRTDKVLKEPKPFVLQTGLEDFYVSYQINAYTKESNQLLQIYSELHQHIQDCCFEKGIEILSPHYRAARDGNMTTIPSAYLPKDYQVPNFDVKIDKKDKE from the coding sequence ATGACTAGATTCACTTTGACCAAGGATCCTTTTACTTTTATTTTGGTTTTAATATGTTTCGGGAGCCTCAGCTTAAAGGCTCAAAACGACAGTATTTCAAATACCCAATCTCTTCCCATCAAAACCGAAATCGGATTTCCGGTCAAAGGTGTTCAGGGTGATACGCTTTTTTATGTCTACAAAAGATTAGGTGCTTCGACTGCTTCAGAAAGAGCTGTTCATATCGGCAATAAAATAGACAGAATATTCAAGAAGGAAAATTTTCAGGCCGACTCATTAGTGATCAGTGAAGAAGAAAATTCCATTGACCTGATATATGGAGATTATATTGTGACCACAGTTTCCCAGACGGATGCTGCTTTCCAAAATATGGAAATGTCTGATTTGGCTTTGGAGATAAAGGAAAAAATTTCCATTTCCATTCTGGAAGCTAAGGAAGACCAGAAGTTTTCCAAAATTCTAACAAATATCCTATTGGTGTTTTTGGTTTTGGGTATTGCGTCTTTATTGTATTGGTTGTTGGGAAGATCATATGGAAAGATCTTGAAATATCTGGATACCAATAAAAACAAATTGCTCAAAAATCTGGCCTACAAAGAATATACTTTTTTGACAGCGGAACAGGAGATGGGCATCCTCTTATTTATCCTACGGGTCCTGAGGATCTTTCTCTTTGTAGTTCTTTTTTACTTCACAATTTCGATTGCCTTCAGTATTTTTCCCTACACCAGAGGATGGGCGGACAGACTTTTCCTTTTGGTTTGGTCTCCTTTCAAGTCCATTTTTTTATCTGTTTGGAATTATTTACCGAATCTGTTTACCATAGTAGTAATACTGATTGTGATGAATTATTTCATCAGGTTAGTGAAGTATATTTTCAGCGAAATTGATGCAGAGAAGCTTCATATTTCAGGATTTCATTCTGATTGGGCAATGCCGACTTACAGTATAGTAAGGTTTTTACTGTATGCATTTATGTTTGTTTTGATTTTTCCCTATTTGCCCGGTTCGGATTCCAATATATTCAGGGGAGTTTCGGTTTTTTTAGGATTACTCTTTTCTTTGGGATCTTCTTCGGCCATCGCCAATATGGTAGCAGGCCTAGTCATTACTTATATGCGACCATTCAAAATCGGAGACAGGATCAAAATCGGTGACATCACAGGGAATGTTATGGAGAAAACTTTACTTGTGACCAGGATAAAAACCGCCAAAAATGAGGAAATCACCATTCCCAACTCCGCAGTTCTCAATGGCAATACTACTAACTTCAGTACACTTGCAAGAAAAGAGGGGTTGATAATCCACACCACTGTTACAATAGGCTATGATGTTCCCTGGAAAGACATGCATCAGGTATTGATTGACGCGGCATTGAGAACAGATAAAGTTTTAAAAGAACCAAAGCCATTTGTACTTCAGACAGGTCTGGAGGATTTTTATGTCTCTTATCAGATCAATGCCTACACCAAAGAATCCAATCAATTGCTCCAGATTTATTCTGAACTTCACCAGCATATTCAGGATTGTTGCTTTGAAAAAGGTATTGAAATTCTTTCACCTCATTACAGGGCAGCAAGGGATGGCAATATGACCACTATACCCTCAGCGTACTTGCCAAA